In one window of uncultured Acetobacteroides sp. DNA:
- a CDS encoding outer membrane protein transport protein, giving the protein MRLRAILLGGTCSLMAVGALAQSETDVLRFSQTYMKGSARFTAMGGAFGALGGDMSSFMINPAGVGVYRSSEFTFSTGILNSNQKIDYRGDRSFDGHTSVNVGNAGLVLNFFNNSNSELRNFNLGISYNRLNDFNQNTFLSGVNNENSITDYFAEKSYGIKQVDLLSQNPFDSNLPWNSILAWKTYLMDPASSDNNNQFYLTPLARTRYAKDPYYAPYARDIDKKGLNDAVFQDQWEEVRGFNDVVNIAFGGNLMDVVYVGGSLNITNINYHSTKNYHEQADKNNLSNFNELNYEEIYNAYGTGVSLGLGMILKPIQEIRIGVSYQSPTWNSIDEDYSAYMNSTFLNVNNGFAEYDTPINTFSYRISSPQRLTGSLGFILGNYGIISADVDWVNYAGMRIHGSNDYRTLFNNINSAIDNSYRNTINARVGGELKLDKLAFRAGYQYYQNPYKKDFINSDNATNVYSAGFGYRTRSFFFDFAYSLMTMKNAYSLYDYYYKDANSTVDIYSGTATSNINRNSYIVTLGFKF; this is encoded by the coding sequence ATGAGACTTCGCGCAATACTACTAGGGGGAACCTGCAGCCTGATGGCTGTAGGCGCCCTTGCCCAAAGCGAAACTGATGTGCTCCGCTTTTCGCAAACTTACATGAAGGGATCGGCAAGGTTTACCGCCATGGGTGGTGCCTTTGGTGCGCTAGGGGGCGATATGTCCTCGTTTATGATAAACCCAGCAGGGGTAGGTGTTTACCGCTCTTCGGAGTTTACTTTCTCTACTGGAATTCTTAACAGCAACCAAAAAATAGATTATCGTGGCGATAGGTCTTTTGATGGACATACGTCGGTAAATGTCGGTAATGCAGGTCTTGTTTTGAATTTTTTCAATAACTCTAATAGCGAACTTCGGAATTTCAATCTCGGTATTTCCTACAACAGACTGAATGATTTTAATCAGAATACCTTCTTGTCTGGTGTTAATAACGAAAATTCTATTACCGACTACTTTGCAGAAAAATCCTATGGAATAAAGCAGGTTGATCTGTTAAGCCAAAATCCATTTGATTCGAACTTGCCTTGGAACTCTATTCTTGCTTGGAAAACGTATTTAATGGATCCTGCTAGTTCAGATAACAATAATCAGTTTTATCTTACTCCATTGGCTCGAACAAGGTATGCCAAGGATCCATATTATGCGCCATACGCAAGAGATATTGACAAGAAAGGGCTGAATGATGCCGTTTTTCAGGATCAATGGGAAGAGGTTCGTGGTTTTAATGATGTAGTGAATATTGCTTTTGGCGGAAATTTGATGGATGTGGTTTACGTTGGAGGTTCGCTAAATATCACAAACATCAATTACCATTCGACAAAGAACTACCACGAACAAGCAGATAAGAACAACCTGTCAAATTTCAATGAACTGAATTACGAAGAGATTTACAACGCTTATGGTACAGGAGTATCGTTAGGCTTAGGAATGATCCTTAAGCCAATTCAAGAGATTCGTATAGGGGTTTCCTACCAATCGCCAACTTGGAATTCGATTGATGAGGACTATTCGGCATATATGAATTCAACCTTTTTGAATGTTAACAATGGTTTTGCAGAGTACGATACCCCAATCAATACCTTTAGCTATCGTATCTCATCTCCACAACGTCTTACGGGGAGCCTTGGATTTATTCTTGGAAACTACGGCATAATTAGTGCTGATGTTGATTGGGTAAACTATGCTGGAATGAGAATTCATGGTTCGAATGATTATCGAACACTTTTTAATAATATTAATAGTGCCATTGATAATAGCTACCGCAATACAATAAACGCAAGAGTAGGTGGTGAACTTAAATTGGATAAACTTGCCTTTCGTGCAGGTTATCAGTACTACCAAAATCCTTACAAAAAGGATTTCATCAATTCCGATAATGCTACAAACGTTTACTCTGCTGGTTTTGGCTACCGCACTCGTTCGTTCTTCTTCGACTTTGCGTATAGCCTTATGACGATGAAAAATGCTTATTCGTTATACGACTACTACTATAAGGATGCCAACTCAACGGTTGACATCTACTCGGGCACTGCTACGTCCAACATCAACCGTAATTCGTACATTGTGACGCTAGGGTTTAAGTTCTAG
- a CDS encoding WbqC family protein, with product MQPVVLSTAYFPPVQYLCKLIAGSVTIEAHESYLKQSYRNRCSILAANGPMALTVPVVKWHGEKMPIAEVQLDYNKPWQKQHFKSIESAYKSSPFYDYYIDDFMPFFENRYERLFDFNQQILETILKSLSIAPSIGYTTSYDKVIENKIDLRYAISPKESQQQPDPHFAPVEYYQVFADRHGFTPNLSILDLLFNEGPMAKSILEQSIKKGE from the coding sequence ATGCAACCCGTAGTCCTATCTACCGCCTACTTTCCACCCGTACAGTACCTCTGCAAGCTGATAGCCGGCAGCGTAACCATCGAAGCCCACGAGAGCTACCTCAAGCAGAGCTACCGCAATCGCTGCAGCATCCTTGCCGCCAACGGTCCCATGGCGCTCACCGTACCCGTAGTAAAGTGGCATGGAGAGAAGATGCCCATCGCCGAAGTACAGCTCGACTACAACAAGCCCTGGCAGAAGCAGCACTTCAAGTCCATCGAATCGGCCTACAAGAGCTCGCCCTTCTACGACTACTACATCGACGACTTCATGCCCTTCTTCGAAAACCGCTACGAGCGCCTGTTCGACTTCAACCAACAAATCCTAGAGACAATCCTAAAGTCGCTCTCCATAGCGCCCAGCATCGGCTACACCACCAGCTACGACAAAGTAATCGAGAACAAGATCGACCTGAGGTACGCCATATCGCCCAAGGAGAGCCAGCAGCAGCCCGACCCGCACTTCGCCCCAGTGGAGTACTACCAGGTATTCGCCGACCGCCACGGCTTCACCCCCAACCTCTCCATCCTCGACCTCCTCTTCAACGAAGGTCCAATGGCCAAGAGCATCCTAGAGCAAAGCATAAAAAAAGGCGAGTAG
- a CDS encoding DUF4251 domain-containing protein, whose protein sequence is MKRIATLLALIVLPFAGLLAQDFRELTPQERKELRKKEQQQLDSTSYAKAVEALSAQTWVLEAYTIQGQRGSLYFVNSTTNFVMMDKEKSTVQLASPYRAGYNGLGGITVEGSISGYKLETDKHGNVSVRFMVVGVGINAEIFITLTANSNRGEAYISPNTWGRRITYKGNIVPLEDSNVYKAMPL, encoded by the coding sequence ATGAAAAGAATAGCAACGCTGCTAGCACTGATCGTTCTCCCCTTTGCGGGGCTGCTAGCGCAGGATTTCAGGGAGCTAACCCCTCAAGAGCGAAAGGAGCTGCGCAAGAAGGAGCAGCAGCAGCTCGACTCCACCAGCTACGCCAAAGCGGTAGAAGCCCTATCCGCGCAAACCTGGGTACTCGAAGCCTACACCATACAGGGGCAGCGGGGCAGCCTCTACTTCGTCAACAGCACCACCAACTTTGTTATGATGGACAAAGAGAAGTCAACCGTGCAGCTGGCCTCGCCCTACCGAGCTGGCTACAACGGGCTGGGTGGCATCACCGTCGAAGGTAGCATTAGCGGGTATAAGCTCGAAACCGATAAGCATGGAAACGTCAGCGTACGGTTCATGGTGGTTGGCGTGGGCATCAACGCCGAGATCTTCATCACCCTAACGGCCAACTCCAACCGCGGCGAGGCGTACATCTCGCCCAACACCTGGGGCCGACGAATCACCTACAAGGGTAACATCGTTCCTCTTGAGGATTCCAACGTCTACAAGGCCATGCCCCTATAG
- a CDS encoding hydrolase: MRVEGNNIMLNPQFNRESWDDVEFVWNHKPFIRTTVSEVMHFPIVDNLETVNQSLLHKAYKMNIIPDDNEALLLRHPVSPWKEEVLLSVTKPVADKDYIELSGTFRSRVFEGKKTQLRSFFRQMEAFLIGRNERPLTYYVNRVATSKDAQGEEIYTYVIIAQVANLSKTSEPLDVDRWFPFT; this comes from the coding sequence ATGCGAGTAGAAGGTAACAACATCATGCTGAATCCCCAGTTCAACCGCGAGAGCTGGGACGATGTAGAGTTTGTGTGGAACCACAAGCCCTTCATCCGCACCACCGTGTCGGAAGTCATGCACTTCCCCATTGTCGACAACCTTGAGACCGTCAACCAATCGCTGCTCCACAAGGCCTACAAGATGAACATCATCCCCGACGATAACGAAGCGCTGCTGCTGCGCCACCCCGTATCCCCCTGGAAAGAAGAGGTGCTCCTATCCGTCACCAAGCCGGTAGCCGATAAGGACTACATCGAGCTGTCGGGCACCTTCCGCAGCCGGGTTTTCGAAGGAAAGAAAACGCAGCTGCGCAGCTTCTTCAGGCAGATGGAGGCCTTCCTCATCGGGCGCAACGAGCGGCCGTTGACGTACTACGTAAACCGGGTAGCCACCAGCAAGGATGCGCAGGGCGAGGAAATCTACACCTACGTGATCATTGCCCAGGTTGCCAACCTCAGCAAGACCTCCGAGCCGCTCGATGTCGACCGCTGGTTCCCTTTCACGTAA
- the hcp gene encoding hydroxylamine reductase, protein MFCYQCQEAAKGFGCTIKGVCGKDASTSNLQDLLLFVNKGISILHTELRAKGYQSSAVDKYVIDSLFCTITNANFDDNAISNRIIEGLEIKKNLIAECSKQGIAIPQTIEVTWTGTREEFAAESTKVGTLSLSDNEDIRSLKSLIIFGLKGMAAYAEHAGNLGFEDNTISAFIQDALTKTTRTDIGADELVALTLETGKYGVTTMALLDKANTTRYGNPEITKVNIGTRNNPAILISGHDLKDMEELLAQTEGTGVDVYTHSEMLPANYYPAFKKYSHFVGNYGSSWWKQRDEFETFNGPVLFTTNCIVPPLGSATYKDRIYTTGSAGLEGATHIGPREDGKTKDFSAIIEHAKRCKAPTQIEEGEIIGGFAHEQVFALADKVVDAVKSGAIRKFFVMAGCDGRMKDRSYYTEFAEQLPKDTVILTAGCAKYRYNKLPLGDIGGIPRVLDAGQCNDSYSLVLIALKLKEVFQLNDINELPIAYNIAWYEQKAVIVLLALLHLGVKNIHLGPTLPAFLSPNVVKVLVENFGIAGINTVDEDIKLFMGA, encoded by the coding sequence ATGTTTTGCTACCAATGTCAAGAAGCAGCTAAAGGATTTGGCTGCACCATTAAGGGTGTATGCGGGAAAGACGCATCGACCTCTAACCTTCAGGACCTACTGCTATTCGTAAATAAGGGGATCAGCATCCTCCATACCGAGCTACGCGCTAAAGGATACCAGAGCAGCGCCGTCGATAAGTACGTTATCGACTCGCTGTTCTGCACCATCACCAACGCCAACTTCGATGATAACGCCATCAGCAACCGCATCATCGAGGGGCTTGAGATTAAGAAGAACCTTATCGCCGAATGCAGCAAGCAGGGTATCGCCATTCCCCAAACCATAGAGGTTACCTGGACAGGCACCCGCGAGGAGTTTGCCGCAGAATCGACCAAGGTGGGCACCCTATCGCTATCCGACAACGAGGATATCCGCTCGCTGAAGTCGCTCATCATCTTTGGGCTTAAGGGCATGGCCGCCTACGCCGAGCATGCCGGCAACCTAGGCTTCGAGGACAATACCATCAGCGCATTCATCCAGGATGCCCTTACGAAGACCACCCGCACCGACATCGGTGCCGACGAGTTGGTAGCCCTTACCCTCGAAACGGGCAAGTACGGCGTTACCACCATGGCGCTGCTCGACAAGGCTAACACCACCCGCTACGGCAACCCCGAAATCACCAAAGTGAACATCGGAACACGAAATAACCCAGCTATCCTCATCAGCGGTCACGACCTGAAGGATATGGAGGAGCTGCTGGCCCAAACCGAGGGCACAGGCGTTGACGTGTACACCCACAGCGAGATGCTACCCGCCAACTACTACCCTGCCTTTAAGAAGTACAGCCACTTTGTGGGTAACTACGGCAGCTCGTGGTGGAAGCAAAGAGACGAGTTCGAGACCTTTAACGGCCCCGTGCTCTTTACCACCAACTGCATTGTGCCACCGCTAGGCAGCGCCACCTACAAGGATAGAATCTACACCACCGGCTCGGCAGGATTGGAAGGGGCTACCCACATCGGTCCACGTGAGGATGGTAAGACGAAGGACTTCTCGGCAATCATCGAGCACGCCAAGCGCTGCAAGGCGCCTACCCAGATTGAGGAAGGCGAGATTATCGGTGGATTTGCCCACGAGCAGGTGTTTGCCCTTGCCGACAAGGTGGTGGATGCCGTTAAGTCGGGTGCCATCCGCAAGTTCTTTGTGATGGCCGGATGCGATGGCCGCATGAAGGATCGCAGCTACTACACCGAGTTTGCCGAGCAGCTGCCAAAGGATACCGTAATCCTTACCGCAGGTTGCGCCAAGTACCGCTACAACAAGCTTCCGCTGGGCGATATCGGAGGAATCCCTCGCGTTCTCGACGCCGGGCAGTGCAACGACAGCTACTCGCTGGTCCTGATTGCCCTTAAGCTGAAGGAGGTATTCCAGCTAAACGACATCAACGAGCTACCCATCGCCTACAACATCGCCTGGTACGAGCAGAAGGCCGTTATCGTGCTGCTTGCCCTGCTACACCTCGGCGTAAAGAATATTCACCTCGGGCCAACCCTCCCCGCCTTCCTATCGCCCAACGTGGTGAAGGTGCTGGTGGAGAACTTCGGCATCGCCGGTATCAACACCGTCGACGAGGACATTAAGCTATTCATGGGAGCCTAG
- a CDS encoding 4Fe-4S dicluster domain-containing protein, with translation MIRDIVRIDRELCTGCGDCITGCHEGALQLIDGKATLVSELMCDGLGACIGTCPVGAITIEKREAEAYDEVATIIEMIPNGKNVVTAHLQHLLDHNETEYLRQAFGYLRDNEKSIPFNINEVIDSLKQKVQPAVPQMHHHHHAGGGCPGSAARTFAPKMATAPTADDQPSALTHWPVQLHLINPAAAHFKGSNLLLAADCVAYALANFHSKHLQGKTLAIACPKLDSNKEVYVQKITALIDSAEVDTITVMRMEVPCCGGLVQMAQLARDAAKRNIPIKVVEVGIQGEILESKWI, from the coding sequence ATGATACGCGACATTGTTAGGATAGACCGAGAGCTGTGCACCGGATGCGGCGACTGCATCACCGGATGCCACGAGGGGGCGCTACAGCTAATAGACGGAAAGGCAACACTGGTGAGCGAGCTGATGTGCGACGGCCTTGGCGCCTGCATTGGCACCTGTCCGGTTGGCGCCATCACCATAGAGAAGCGCGAGGCCGAGGCCTACGACGAGGTGGCCACCATTATTGAGATGATCCCTAACGGCAAGAACGTGGTAACGGCGCACCTGCAGCACCTGCTCGACCACAACGAAACGGAGTACCTCCGCCAAGCATTCGGCTACCTACGTGATAACGAGAAGAGCATTCCATTTAATATTAACGAGGTGATAGACTCGCTGAAGCAGAAGGTGCAGCCAGCGGTTCCACAGATGCACCACCATCACCATGCCGGTGGCGGATGCCCCGGATCGGCAGCTCGCACCTTTGCGCCTAAGATGGCGACGGCTCCTACGGCCGACGATCAGCCATCGGCGCTTACCCACTGGCCTGTGCAGCTGCACCTGATTAACCCTGCTGCGGCACACTTCAAGGGATCAAACCTGCTGCTAGCCGCCGACTGCGTGGCCTACGCGCTGGCCAACTTCCACAGCAAGCACCTACAGGGTAAAACGCTGGCCATTGCCTGTCCGAAGTTGGACTCCAACAAGGAGGTGTACGTACAAAAGATCACCGCTCTAATCGATAGCGCCGAGGTTGACACCATCACCGTAATGCGCATGGAGGTTCCCTGCTGCGGCGGTCTGGTGCAGATGGCGCAGCTTGCCCGTGATGCCGCCAAGCGAAACATCCCCATTAAGGTGGTGGAGGTAGGCATTCAGGGGGAAATACTTGAATCGAAGTGGATCTAA